A window from Oreochromis aureus strain Israel breed Guangdong linkage group 16, ZZ_aureus, whole genome shotgun sequence encodes these proteins:
- the rpgra gene encoding X-linked retinitis pigmentosa GTPase regulator isoform X1, protein MTRQTDVDIPETGAIFTFGRTSFANNVPSKFWLKNDHPKHMSCGGEHSAVITENGRLLMFGGNTWGQLGLRIKPSARKPTSVKALKSEKVKLAACGRDHTIVCTFHGSVYSAGSNQDGQLGLGHCDKSTYFHLLRPFCDWAPIKMLSAGCNTSAALTEDGRLFMWGDNSVGQIAFGDEGFAAEPREVHVGEAVIWVSCGYKHSAFVTVYGRLYTFGESANGRLGLQKEQLANHRVPQQVQGVLGHVTRVCCGGEHTVVLTEKNVYTFGRGQYGQLGHGTFLFEVHLPKALQHFCNSKVRHIACGENHTAVVTDNRLLYTFGDGRHGKLGLGEENFINQFSPTLCTRFLQYAVQSVSCGGHHMLVLATPRPAESQEVVPEKDVLITDDFLESSFTKIIFKNKFINPTPPSPLSALSARARHRDRVRSVELFGDKFQSLPRLNSDFLNTSRQTSRNSLTLKTLSKDATTPSSSPKPKSEVAGSPLLSPRSRSISPQSPLISSKASSPHSQSSFTLQSKASTSASSKSKCKKVPSPLLLPKSITKLNPSSPVATKMTAKPRLNRAAAPKKPLSNKFSSPVPPKEPYTPTRPPSNVFIKNLKEEEHPAPTQTENVKRQIITGEVEEKEDSDFSPYMEKKKGRAFRHGVKEAEAFAQQIQTNEKTDRNSHKVLPTELMKGPSTLKTEVSHLKSTKKNHKVTSNSKENITKESSDIKPSENRQAQKQLPHFKSPQQDKRKPSEYSTKTQQTLTDAQGRVTEVKHKTRKTEDLRESNKPNEEDNSSLKKGLTRTPRKETKKSLSLDQKSPSIKVSKVNQAANLASTENAVKENEATQRGSDDVKPVEVASRGTRRVKSTLTKDQHKVKSVPGKGNSAAVDAKSPATQEGNTTPFKAETKKSVSRKTPLKVKGKLQELKPTPVRDQSKCAENPFIEGESKEKCEENELNCAKDATLKMKGGTVDEQKLSKIKDKKMAKESGAEQRAKTKRRGGGKEEEIRVKDEDVDSENKMKAKPKSEASSLLSSQQDTPTEVRGNPISPQSPEVDSLRAAKPLQGAEPVGMDSRVSETDEEDTRGKNGEKTNWGEILSNSASLLPAAGIAGAAIEVLRQAVTSVQSDSDKATSTPSKTLSNVRQFTKQSAVTEPSLSSTLSHFSSSNETEDGLKTDAQAGVPSESVNESQEGENDDSSRDPSEGEAVKGGLSEQIRGEHMEDSQKEVEEKSEKESGEDEDSEDGGKNEDEDEDVESGSDSEDKREESESSSDKETGEESNTGEGEEVNVSEEEEGEEKTSRSDEDEGSDKTNAAETEGEEESSKKTSDGLSDSDVSEGAEEEEEEGENEESSDEESKEDKEEESKMSEDEEKKSGDESESDESTSRESEEGEEDEEEGDTAESAKTEGEENDEDEEGETEEHNDASTENEDEEKDSVEDEEADKSEGEQDSDKGEEEGDSGADEEELQDEKSDEEEEEGGEEREERESVGDGEAETEAGEDEDKEESEEEEESAEEEEKEEEDTGDEDTEAEEEEEEKEEDAGDEDTKAEEEEEEKEEDTGHEETEAEEEEEEKEEDTGDEETEAEEEEEEKEEDTEDEDIEAEEEEEEKEDIGDEEKEAEEDVTEEEDEEENESEEEEKPKGKNKSMEPAKKNLLESDEGEGEEEEGEGEGEGEEEGEEEEEQQKQTRLRGERKDMKGNDEETDDEEEREEENKERGNENQEEEEAEEEGIEEEEEGDENEEEEGEDEEEEEEEEEQAKSAKKIKEKRQKPPPDRSDKQKEAPKPAPRTRQRAAGEAKAEESQQFWNDVLPQYLDLQ, encoded by the exons AAACAGGAGCCATTTTCACATTTGGAAGGACCAGCTTTGCTAATAATGTTCCCAGCAAGTTCTGGCTGAAGAATGACCATCCAAAGCACATGTCATGTGGCGGAGAGCACTCTGCTGTTATCACAG AAAATGGGAGGTTGCTGATGTTTGGTGGCAACACGTGGGGCCAGCTGGGGTTGAGAATTAAGCCTAGTGCTAGGAAACCAACCTCTGTGAAAG CCTTGAAGTCTGAGAAGGTGAAGCTTGCAGCTTGTGGGAGAGACCACACAATTGTTTGCACAT TTCATGGCAGTGTATACAGTGCAGGTAGCAACCAGGACGGGCAGCTGGGTTTGGGCCATTGTGACAAGTCTACATACTTTCACCTGCTCCGCCCTTTCTGCGACTGGGCACCAATCAAAATGCTTTCTGCAGGATGCAACACCTCAGCTGCCTTAACAG AGGATGGGAGGCTGTTCATGTGGGGGGACAACTCTGTGGGTCAGATTGCTTTCGGCGACGAGGGATTTGCCGCAGAACCCAGAGAGGTCCACGTTGGAGAAGCAGTCATATGGGTGTCCTGTGGGTACAAGCACTCGGCTTTTGTGACAG TTTATGGTCGTCTCTACACATTTGGTGAGAGTGCGAATGGAAGACTCGGTCTTCAGAAGGAGCAGCTGGCCAATCACAGAGTTCCTCAGCAGGTGCAGGGAGTCCTGGGTCATGTCACCCGAGTGTGCTGTGGAGGGGAGCACACAGTGGTCCTCACAG AGAAGAACGTGTACACATTCGGCAGGGGTCAGTACGGTCAGCTGGGCCACGGAACATTTCTGTTCGAGGTTCATTTGCCAAAAGCGCTGCAGCACTTTTGTAACAGCAAGGTCAGACACATCGCGTGTGGAGAGAACCACACCGCTGTGGTCACCG ACAACAGGCTGCTGTACACGTTTGGTGATGGTCGTCATGGAAAACTCGGGTTAGGGGAGGAAAACTTCATCAACCAGTTCAGCCCGACACTCTGCACACGTTTTCTTCAGTACGCTGTTCAGTCA GTGTCCTGCGGTGGTCACCACATGCTGGTCCTGGCTACACCCAGACCAGCAGAGAGCCAAGAAGTGGTGCCAGAGAAGGATGTCTTAATCACAGATGACTTTCTGGAGTCAAGTTTTACCAAAATCATCTTTAAAAACAAGTTCATCAATCCAACTCCACCATCCCCACTCTCAGCCCTCTCAGCCCGGGCACGCCACCGAGACAGA GTTCGTTCTGTGGAGTTGTTTGGGGATAAGTTTCAGAGCCTCCCACGGCTTAACTCTGACTTTCTCAACACATCTCGGCAAACATCCAGAAATTCCCTAACCCTGAAAACCCTTTCAAAGGATGCTACTACTCCTTCATCATCCCCAAAACCAAAATCAGAGGTGGCAGGAAGCCCACTTCTCTCCCCCAGATCTCGATCCATATCCCCTCAGAGTCCACTGATATCCTCTAAGGCATCAAGCCCACATTCACAATCATCATTCACGCTTCAAAGTAAAGCATCCACGTCTGCTTCTTCTAAGTCTAAATGCAAAAAGGTGCCCTCTCCTTTGCTTTTACCAAAGTCTATAACAAAATTAAACCCCAGCAGTCCTGTAGCTACTAAAATGACTGCAAAGCCTAGACTAAACCGAGCAGCAGCCCCTAAGAAGCCTCTAAGTAACAAATTCTCATCTCCTGTGCCACCTAAAGAGCCCTACACACCGACTAGACCCCCCAGtaatgttttcattaaaaatctAAAGGAGGAAGAACATCCTGCCCCAACACAAACAG aaaatgttaagAGACAAATAATCACTGGAGAAGTGGAGGAGAAAGAAGACTCTGACTTTTCACCATATATG gaaaagaaaaagggcAGAGCTTTTAGACACGGAGTAAAGGAAGCAGAAGCATTTGCACAACAGATCCAGACCAATGAGAAGACCGACCGAAACTCCCATAAGGTTTTGCCAACAGAGCTTATGAAGGGCCCCAGCACCTTGAAGACAGAAGTGTCTCATCTGAAGAgcacaaagaaaaatcacaaagtgactTCAAACAGCAAAGAGAACATCACCAAGGAGTCCAGCGACATCAAACCTTCAGAAAACAGGCAAGCTCAAAAACAGCTCCCGCATTTTAAATCACCACAGCAAGATAAGAGGAAACCGTCAGAGTatagcacaaaaacacaacagacgCTGACAGACGCACAGGGGAGAGTGACTGAAGTGAAGCACAAGACAAGGAAAACTGAGGATTTGAGAGAAAGTAATAAACCGAATGAAGAGGATAACAGCTCTCTGAAGAAAGGCTTGACAAGGACCCCAAGAAAGGAGACAAAGAAATCATTATCTTTAGATCAGAAATCTCCTTCTATCAAGGTCAGTAAAGTGAATCAAGCAGCCAATCTAGCATCCACAGAAAATGCCGTAAAGGAAAATGAAGCAACTCAGAGGGGAAGTGATGACGTCAAACCTGTTGAAGTGGCGAGTCGGGGGACGCGGCGAGTCAAATCGACTCTAACAAAAGATCAGCACAAGGTTAAATCTGTACCAGGAAAAGGTAACAGTGCAGCAGTGGATGCTAAATCACCAGCAACGCAGGAAGGAAACACAACACCTTTTAAGGCTGAAACCAAGAAATCTGTCTCCAGAAAAACACCTTTGAAAGTTAAGGGAAAATTGCAAGAGCTTAAACCAACACCAGTCAGGGATCAAAGTAAATGTGCAGAAAATCCCTTCATTGAAGGTGAAAGTAAAGAAAAGTGTGAGGAAAATGAGTTAAATTGTGCCAAGGATGCCACTCTGAAGATGAAAGGTGGGACTGTGGATGAGCAGAAATTGTCAAAAATAAAGGACAAAAAGATGGCAAAAGAATCCGGTGCTGAACagagggcaaaaacaaaacgaaGAGGAGGAGGCAAGGAAGAGGAAATCAGAGTTAAAGATGAGGATGTTGACTCTGAGAATAAGATGAAGGCTAAACCAAAGAGTGAAGCTTCCAGCCTGCTGTCATCTCAGCAGGATACACCTACAGAAGTGAGAGGTAACCCAATTTCCCCTCAAAGCCCAGAGGTGGATTCTCTCAGAGCTGCAAAACCCCTGCAAGGCGCTGAGCCTGTTGGTATGGATTCCCGTGTTTCTGAAACAGATGAAGAGGACACTCGGGGCAagaatggggaaaaaacaaattgGGGAGAAATTCTCAGTAATTCAGCGTCACTTCTTCCAGCTGCTGGGATTGCAGGTGCAGCTATTGAGGTCCTTCGTCAGGCAGTGACAAGTGTGCAGTCTGACAGTGACAAAGCCACCTCGACACCCTCTAAAACGCTCAGTAATGTCAGACAATTCACGAAGCAGAGTGCAGTTACGGAGCCGTCCTTGTCCTCCACATTGTCACATTTTTCTTCCTCGAATGAAACGGAGGATGGCCTGAAGACAGATGCTCAAGCTGGTGTTCCATCGGAATCTGTAAATGAATCCCAAGAAGGAGAAAATGATGACAGCAGTCGTGATCCATCAGAGGGGGAGGCAGTGAAAGGGGGCTTGTCTGAGCAGATCAGGGGTGAACACATGGAGGATTCACAAAAAGAAGTGGAGGAGAAATCCGAAAAGGAATCTGGAGAGGATGAGGATTCTGAGGATGGGGGAAAgaatgaagatgaagatgaagacgTAGAGAGTGGAAGTGATAGTGAAGATAAAAGGGAAGAATCTGAGAGTAGTAGTGAcaaagaaacaggagaggagagcaatactggagagggagaggaagttAATGTatctgaggaagaagagggtGAGGAGAAAACAAGCAGGagtgatgaagatgaaggaAGTGATAAAACTAATGCTGCTGAAActgaaggagaggaagaaagCAGTAAGAAGACAAGTGACGGATTGAGTGACTCTGATGTGAGTGAAGgagctgaggaggaagaggaggaaggtgaAAATGAAGAGTCCAGTGATGAAGAGAGTAAAGAGGATAAAGAGGAAGAGAGCAAGATGAGTGAGGATGAAGAGAAGAAAAGCGGTGATGAATCAGAGAGCGATGAGAGCACAAGCCGAGAGtcagaggagggggaggaggacgAAGAGGAAGGAGACACTGCAGAATCTGCCAAAACTGAAGGAGAAGaaaatgatgaagatgaagagggCGAAACTGAGGAACACAATGATGCCTCCACAGAAAATGAGGACGAGGAGAAGGACTCGGTGGAAGATGAAGAGGCTGATAAGAGTGAAGGAGAGCAAGACAGtgataagggagaggaggaaggagaTAGCGGGGCTGATGAAGAGGAACTCCAAGATGAAAAAagtgatgaagaagaagaggaaggaggTGAGGAAAGGGAAGAAAGGGAGTCCGTAGGTGATGGGGAAGctgagacagaagctggagaggATGAGGATAAAGAagagagtgaggaggaggaagagtctgcagaagaggaagagaaggaggaggaggatacaGGGGACGAAGACACAGAagctgaggaagaagaggaagagaaggaggaggatgcAGGGGATGAAGACACAAAagctgaggaagaagaggaagagaaggaggaggataCAGGGCACGAAGAAACAGAagctgaggaagaagaggaagagaaggaggaggataCAGGGGACGAAGAAACAGAagctgaggaagaagaggaagagaaggaggaggataCAGAAGACGAAGACATAGAagctgaggaagaagaggaggagaaggaggataTAGGGgatgaagaaaaagaagctgAGGAAGATGTTacagaggaagaagatgaggaAGAGAATGaaagtgaggaagaggagaaaccaaaaggaaaaaataaaagcatggagcctgctaaaaaaaatctgttagaGAGTGATGaaggggagggggaggaggaggagggggagggggagggggaaggtgaggaggaaggggaagaagaggaagaacagCAAAAACAGACAAGGCTAAGAGGAGAAAGGAAAGACATGAAAGGTAATGATGAGGAAActgatgatgaagaagaaagggaagaagagaaTAAGGAAAGGGGAAACGAGaaccaggaggaggaggaggcagaagAAGAGGGAattgaggaagaggaagaaggagatgaaaatgaagaagaggagggggaggatgaggaagaagaagaggaagaggaggaacaaGCAAAATcagcaaagaaaataaaagagaagCGACAGAAGCCGCCACCAGACAGAAGCGACAAACAGAAAGAAGCACCCAAACCAGCACCGAGGACCAGGCAGcgagctgcaggggaggcgaaAGCTGAGGAGTCTCAGCAGTTCTGGAACGATGTCCTGCCTCAATACCTAGACCTGCAATGA
- the rpgra gene encoding calponin homology domain-containing protein DDB_G0272472 isoform X2, with amino-acid sequence MTRQTDVDIPETGAIFTFGRTSFANNVPSKFWLKNDHPKHMSCGGEHSAVITENGRLLMFGGNTWGQLGLRIKPSARKPTSVKALKSEKVKLAACGRDHTIVCTFHGSVYSAGSNQDGQLGLGHCDKSTYFHLLRPFCDWAPIKMLSAGCNTSAALTEDGRLFMWGDNSVGQIAFGDEGFAAEPREVHVGEAVIWVSCGYKHSAFVTVYGRLYTFGESANGRLGLQKEQLANHRVPQQVQGVLGHVTRVCCGGEHTVVLTDNRLLYTFGDGRHGKLGLGEENFINQFSPTLCTRFLQYAVQSVSCGGHHMLVLATPRPAESQEVVPEKDVLITDDFLESSFTKIIFKNKFINPTPPSPLSALSARARHRDRVRSVELFGDKFQSLPRLNSDFLNTSRQTSRNSLTLKTLSKDATTPSSSPKPKSEVAGSPLLSPRSRSISPQSPLISSKASSPHSQSSFTLQSKASTSASSKSKCKKVPSPLLLPKSITKLNPSSPVATKMTAKPRLNRAAAPKKPLSNKFSSPVPPKEPYTPTRPPSNVFIKNLKEEEHPAPTQTENVKRQIITGEVEEKEDSDFSPYMEKKKGRAFRHGVKEAEAFAQQIQTNEKTDRNSHKVLPTELMKGPSTLKTEVSHLKSTKKNHKVTSNSKENITKESSDIKPSENRQAQKQLPHFKSPQQDKRKPSEYSTKTQQTLTDAQGRVTEVKHKTRKTEDLRESNKPNEEDNSSLKKGLTRTPRKETKKSLSLDQKSPSIKVSKVNQAANLASTENAVKENEATQRGSDDVKPVEVASRGTRRVKSTLTKDQHKVKSVPGKGNSAAVDAKSPATQEGNTTPFKAETKKSVSRKTPLKVKGKLQELKPTPVRDQSKCAENPFIEGESKEKCEENELNCAKDATLKMKGGTVDEQKLSKIKDKKMAKESGAEQRAKTKRRGGGKEEEIRVKDEDVDSENKMKAKPKSEASSLLSSQQDTPTEVRGNPISPQSPEVDSLRAAKPLQGAEPVGMDSRVSETDEEDTRGKNGEKTNWGEILSNSASLLPAAGIAGAAIEVLRQAVTSVQSDSDKATSTPSKTLSNVRQFTKQSAVTEPSLSSTLSHFSSSNETEDGLKTDAQAGVPSESVNESQEGENDDSSRDPSEGEAVKGGLSEQIRGEHMEDSQKEVEEKSEKESGEDEDSEDGGKNEDEDEDVESGSDSEDKREESESSSDKETGEESNTGEGEEVNVSEEEEGEEKTSRSDEDEGSDKTNAAETEGEEESSKKTSDGLSDSDVSEGAEEEEEEGENEESSDEESKEDKEEESKMSEDEEKKSGDESESDESTSRESEEGEEDEEEGDTAESAKTEGEENDEDEEGETEEHNDASTENEDEEKDSVEDEEADKSEGEQDSDKGEEEGDSGADEEELQDEKSDEEEEEGGEEREERESVGDGEAETEAGEDEDKEESEEEEESAEEEEKEEEDTGDEDTEAEEEEEEKEEDAGDEDTKAEEEEEEKEEDTGHEETEAEEEEEEKEEDTGDEETEAEEEEEEKEEDTEDEDIEAEEEEEEKEDIGDEEKEAEEDVTEEEDEEENESEEEEKPKGKNKSMEPAKKNLLESDEGEGEEEEGEGEGEGEEEGEEEEEQQKQTRLRGERKDMKGNDEETDDEEEREEENKERGNENQEEEEAEEEGIEEEEEGDENEEEEGEDEEEEEEEEEQAKSAKKIKEKRQKPPPDRSDKQKEAPKPAPRTRQRAAGEAKAEESQQFWNDVLPQYLDLQ; translated from the exons AAACAGGAGCCATTTTCACATTTGGAAGGACCAGCTTTGCTAATAATGTTCCCAGCAAGTTCTGGCTGAAGAATGACCATCCAAAGCACATGTCATGTGGCGGAGAGCACTCTGCTGTTATCACAG AAAATGGGAGGTTGCTGATGTTTGGTGGCAACACGTGGGGCCAGCTGGGGTTGAGAATTAAGCCTAGTGCTAGGAAACCAACCTCTGTGAAAG CCTTGAAGTCTGAGAAGGTGAAGCTTGCAGCTTGTGGGAGAGACCACACAATTGTTTGCACAT TTCATGGCAGTGTATACAGTGCAGGTAGCAACCAGGACGGGCAGCTGGGTTTGGGCCATTGTGACAAGTCTACATACTTTCACCTGCTCCGCCCTTTCTGCGACTGGGCACCAATCAAAATGCTTTCTGCAGGATGCAACACCTCAGCTGCCTTAACAG AGGATGGGAGGCTGTTCATGTGGGGGGACAACTCTGTGGGTCAGATTGCTTTCGGCGACGAGGGATTTGCCGCAGAACCCAGAGAGGTCCACGTTGGAGAAGCAGTCATATGGGTGTCCTGTGGGTACAAGCACTCGGCTTTTGTGACAG TTTATGGTCGTCTCTACACATTTGGTGAGAGTGCGAATGGAAGACTCGGTCTTCAGAAGGAGCAGCTGGCCAATCACAGAGTTCCTCAGCAGGTGCAGGGAGTCCTGGGTCATGTCACCCGAGTGTGCTGTGGAGGGGAGCACACAGTGGTCCTCACAG ACAACAGGCTGCTGTACACGTTTGGTGATGGTCGTCATGGAAAACTCGGGTTAGGGGAGGAAAACTTCATCAACCAGTTCAGCCCGACACTCTGCACACGTTTTCTTCAGTACGCTGTTCAGTCA GTGTCCTGCGGTGGTCACCACATGCTGGTCCTGGCTACACCCAGACCAGCAGAGAGCCAAGAAGTGGTGCCAGAGAAGGATGTCTTAATCACAGATGACTTTCTGGAGTCAAGTTTTACCAAAATCATCTTTAAAAACAAGTTCATCAATCCAACTCCACCATCCCCACTCTCAGCCCTCTCAGCCCGGGCACGCCACCGAGACAGA GTTCGTTCTGTGGAGTTGTTTGGGGATAAGTTTCAGAGCCTCCCACGGCTTAACTCTGACTTTCTCAACACATCTCGGCAAACATCCAGAAATTCCCTAACCCTGAAAACCCTTTCAAAGGATGCTACTACTCCTTCATCATCCCCAAAACCAAAATCAGAGGTGGCAGGAAGCCCACTTCTCTCCCCCAGATCTCGATCCATATCCCCTCAGAGTCCACTGATATCCTCTAAGGCATCAAGCCCACATTCACAATCATCATTCACGCTTCAAAGTAAAGCATCCACGTCTGCTTCTTCTAAGTCTAAATGCAAAAAGGTGCCCTCTCCTTTGCTTTTACCAAAGTCTATAACAAAATTAAACCCCAGCAGTCCTGTAGCTACTAAAATGACTGCAAAGCCTAGACTAAACCGAGCAGCAGCCCCTAAGAAGCCTCTAAGTAACAAATTCTCATCTCCTGTGCCACCTAAAGAGCCCTACACACCGACTAGACCCCCCAGtaatgttttcattaaaaatctAAAGGAGGAAGAACATCCTGCCCCAACACAAACAG aaaatgttaagAGACAAATAATCACTGGAGAAGTGGAGGAGAAAGAAGACTCTGACTTTTCACCATATATG gaaaagaaaaagggcAGAGCTTTTAGACACGGAGTAAAGGAAGCAGAAGCATTTGCACAACAGATCCAGACCAATGAGAAGACCGACCGAAACTCCCATAAGGTTTTGCCAACAGAGCTTATGAAGGGCCCCAGCACCTTGAAGACAGAAGTGTCTCATCTGAAGAgcacaaagaaaaatcacaaagtgactTCAAACAGCAAAGAGAACATCACCAAGGAGTCCAGCGACATCAAACCTTCAGAAAACAGGCAAGCTCAAAAACAGCTCCCGCATTTTAAATCACCACAGCAAGATAAGAGGAAACCGTCAGAGTatagcacaaaaacacaacagacgCTGACAGACGCACAGGGGAGAGTGACTGAAGTGAAGCACAAGACAAGGAAAACTGAGGATTTGAGAGAAAGTAATAAACCGAATGAAGAGGATAACAGCTCTCTGAAGAAAGGCTTGACAAGGACCCCAAGAAAGGAGACAAAGAAATCATTATCTTTAGATCAGAAATCTCCTTCTATCAAGGTCAGTAAAGTGAATCAAGCAGCCAATCTAGCATCCACAGAAAATGCCGTAAAGGAAAATGAAGCAACTCAGAGGGGAAGTGATGACGTCAAACCTGTTGAAGTGGCGAGTCGGGGGACGCGGCGAGTCAAATCGACTCTAACAAAAGATCAGCACAAGGTTAAATCTGTACCAGGAAAAGGTAACAGTGCAGCAGTGGATGCTAAATCACCAGCAACGCAGGAAGGAAACACAACACCTTTTAAGGCTGAAACCAAGAAATCTGTCTCCAGAAAAACACCTTTGAAAGTTAAGGGAAAATTGCAAGAGCTTAAACCAACACCAGTCAGGGATCAAAGTAAATGTGCAGAAAATCCCTTCATTGAAGGTGAAAGTAAAGAAAAGTGTGAGGAAAATGAGTTAAATTGTGCCAAGGATGCCACTCTGAAGATGAAAGGTGGGACTGTGGATGAGCAGAAATTGTCAAAAATAAAGGACAAAAAGATGGCAAAAGAATCCGGTGCTGAACagagggcaaaaacaaaacgaaGAGGAGGAGGCAAGGAAGAGGAAATCAGAGTTAAAGATGAGGATGTTGACTCTGAGAATAAGATGAAGGCTAAACCAAAGAGTGAAGCTTCCAGCCTGCTGTCATCTCAGCAGGATACACCTACAGAAGTGAGAGGTAACCCAATTTCCCCTCAAAGCCCAGAGGTGGATTCTCTCAGAGCTGCAAAACCCCTGCAAGGCGCTGAGCCTGTTGGTATGGATTCCCGTGTTTCTGAAACAGATGAAGAGGACACTCGGGGCAagaatggggaaaaaacaaattgGGGAGAAATTCTCAGTAATTCAGCGTCACTTCTTCCAGCTGCTGGGATTGCAGGTGCAGCTATTGAGGTCCTTCGTCAGGCAGTGACAAGTGTGCAGTCTGACAGTGACAAAGCCACCTCGACACCCTCTAAAACGCTCAGTAATGTCAGACAATTCACGAAGCAGAGTGCAGTTACGGAGCCGTCCTTGTCCTCCACATTGTCACATTTTTCTTCCTCGAATGAAACGGAGGATGGCCTGAAGACAGATGCTCAAGCTGGTGTTCCATCGGAATCTGTAAATGAATCCCAAGAAGGAGAAAATGATGACAGCAGTCGTGATCCATCAGAGGGGGAGGCAGTGAAAGGGGGCTTGTCTGAGCAGATCAGGGGTGAACACATGGAGGATTCACAAAAAGAAGTGGAGGAGAAATCCGAAAAGGAATCTGGAGAGGATGAGGATTCTGAGGATGGGGGAAAgaatgaagatgaagatgaagacgTAGAGAGTGGAAGTGATAGTGAAGATAAAAGGGAAGAATCTGAGAGTAGTAGTGAcaaagaaacaggagaggagagcaatactggagagggagaggaagttAATGTatctgaggaagaagagggtGAGGAGAAAACAAGCAGGagtgatgaagatgaaggaAGTGATAAAACTAATGCTGCTGAAActgaaggagaggaagaaagCAGTAAGAAGACAAGTGACGGATTGAGTGACTCTGATGTGAGTGAAGgagctgaggaggaagaggaggaaggtgaAAATGAAGAGTCCAGTGATGAAGAGAGTAAAGAGGATAAAGAGGAAGAGAGCAAGATGAGTGAGGATGAAGAGAAGAAAAGCGGTGATGAATCAGAGAGCGATGAGAGCACAAGCCGAGAGtcagaggagggggaggaggacgAAGAGGAAGGAGACACTGCAGAATCTGCCAAAACTGAAGGAGAAGaaaatgatgaagatgaagagggCGAAACTGAGGAACACAATGATGCCTCCACAGAAAATGAGGACGAGGAGAAGGACTCGGTGGAAGATGAAGAGGCTGATAAGAGTGAAGGAGAGCAAGACAGtgataagggagaggaggaaggagaTAGCGGGGCTGATGAAGAGGAACTCCAAGATGAAAAAagtgatgaagaagaagaggaaggaggTGAGGAAAGGGAAGAAAGGGAGTCCGTAGGTGATGGGGAAGctgagacagaagctggagaggATGAGGATAAAGAagagagtgaggaggaggaagagtctgcagaagaggaagagaaggaggaggaggatacaGGGGACGAAGACACAGAagctgaggaagaagaggaagagaaggaggaggatgcAGGGGATGAAGACACAAAagctgaggaagaagaggaagagaaggaggaggataCAGGGCACGAAGAAACAGAagctgaggaagaagaggaagagaaggaggaggataCAGGGGACGAAGAAACAGAagctgaggaagaagaggaagagaaggaggaggataCAGAAGACGAAGACATAGAagctgaggaagaagaggaggagaaggaggataTAGGGgatgaagaaaaagaagctgAGGAAGATGTTacagaggaagaagatgaggaAGAGAATGaaagtgaggaagaggagaaaccaaaaggaaaaaataaaagcatggagcctgctaaaaaaaatctgttagaGAGTGATGaaggggagggggaggaggaggagggggagggggagggggaaggtgaggaggaaggggaagaagaggaagaacagCAAAAACAGACAAGGCTAAGAGGAGAAAGGAAAGACATGAAAGGTAATGATGAGGAAActgatgatgaagaagaaagggaagaagagaaTAAGGAAAGGGGAAACGAGaaccaggaggaggaggaggcagaagAAGAGGGAattgaggaagaggaagaaggagatgaaaatgaagaagaggagggggaggatgaggaagaagaagaggaagaggaggaacaaGCAAAATcagcaaagaaaataaaagagaagCGACAGAAGCCGCCACCAGACAGAAGCGACAAACAGAAAGAAGCACCCAAACCAGCACCGAGGACCAGGCAGcgagctgcaggggaggcgaaAGCTGAGGAGTCTCAGCAGTTCTGGAACGATGTCCTGCCTCAATACCTAGACCTGCAATGA